The Paenibacillus sp. FSL R7-0204 genome includes a region encoding these proteins:
- a CDS encoding EscU/YscU/HrcU family type III secretion system export apparatus switch protein: MSESEQKVPQNLKKAVALKYIPGQSEAPVVVAKGQGSVADIILQKAKENGVAVQEDAALVEVLSKLDLDQQIPPQLYQLVAEILSYVYQSDRTAGERRQK; this comes from the coding sequence ATGAGTGAGTCTGAGCAGAAGGTTCCGCAGAATCTCAAGAAGGCAGTGGCGCTCAAATATATTCCGGGCCAGAGCGAAGCGCCGGTGGTTGTCGCTAAGGGGCAAGGCTCGGTAGCGGACATCATCCTGCAAAAGGCAAAGGAAAACGGAGTAGCGGTGCAGGAGGATGCGGCGCTGGTAGAGGTGCTGTCGAAGCTCGATCTGGACCAGCAGATTCCGCCTCAGCTATATCAGCTGGTGGCTGAGATTCTCAGCTATGTATACCAGAGTGACCGGACAGCCGGGGAACGGAGACAGAAGTGA
- a CDS encoding YraN family protein — protein sequence MSHNGDGRTYTRQEKGAAAEQAARMYLTSRGYRIRDYNWRCRSGELDIIAEYEGALVFIEVRSRSGSAVQGTAEESVDARKIRQVRETAGVYLHMQGLQPAAIAFDVIAVQLQPDLSIGSLRHLREAF from the coding sequence GTGAGCCATAACGGGGACGGCAGAACCTACACCCGTCAGGAGAAAGGGGCTGCTGCCGAGCAAGCGGCCCGAATGTATCTGACTTCGCGGGGCTACCGCATCCGTGATTATAACTGGCGCTGCCGTAGCGGAGAGCTGGATATTATCGCGGAGTATGAAGGCGCTCTGGTCTTCATTGAGGTGAGAAGCCGGAGCGGTTCAGCCGTGCAGGGCACTGCGGAGGAGTCGGTCGATGCGCGCAAAATCCGTCAGGTGAGAGAGACGGCCGGGGTCTATCTGCACATGCAGGGACTGCAGCCGGCTGCAATTGCCTTTGATGTGATTGCTGTACAGCTTCAGCCGGACTTAAGCATCGGCTCCTTGCGGCATCTTCGGGAAGCCTTTTAA
- a CDS encoding phosphoesterase, with product MSKVFFTSDHHFGHKLIIDFESRPFAGAEEMDKVMIANWNAVVSKEDTVFHLGDFSFRNQEDTRSIVAALNGYKILILGNHDRGRGRGWWLEAGFDEVSEYPLIYKEFFLLSHEPMYMNKHMPYVNVHGHIHGQKYEGNHHFNICVEHWNYTPLSFEQIRDSVIASEEG from the coding sequence TTGTCCAAAGTATTTTTTACATCAGATCATCATTTTGGCCACAAGCTGATTATTGATTTTGAATCGCGGCCCTTTGCCGGTGCGGAAGAGATGGACAAGGTGATGATTGCGAACTGGAATGCTGTGGTAAGCAAGGAGGACACGGTTTTTCATCTTGGGGATTTTTCCTTCAGGAATCAAGAGGATACCCGGAGCATTGTGGCTGCCCTGAACGGGTACAAAATTCTGATTCTTGGCAATCATGACCGTGGACGCGGACGGGGCTGGTGGCTTGAAGCCGGGTTTGATGAGGTCAGTGAGTATCCGCTGATATACAAGGAGTTTTTTCTGCTCTCGCATGAGCCGATGTATATGAACAAGCATATGCCTTACGTGAATGTGCACGGACATATTCATGGACAGAAGTATGAGGGCAATCATCATTTTAACATTTGTGTGGAGCACTGGAATTACACCCCGCTGTCCTTTGAACAAATCAGGGATTCGGTGATAGCCAGTGAGGAAGGTTGA